One window from the genome of Echinicola vietnamensis DSM 17526 encodes:
- a CDS encoding nucleoside phosphorylase: MTKVIPASELIINPDGSIYHLNLKPEFLASNVITVGDPERVPKISQYFDHVDIKVAKREFVTHTGTYKGKRLSVMSTGMGTDNIEIFMTELDALVNIDLQTRQVKPKHTALNIVRVGTSGSMREEIPAGALVASEYAVGLDTLMQYYAADYSDKEQAIREAVQQSLGVDFLPYCFEGSKKLLGQMNTKDMILGNTATCPGFFGPQGREVRLKPAIPDIIERLSAMEVDGFQLTNFEMETAGYYAMGKMLGHEVLSLNAIVANRITHTFVGNPSEVVDHLIHHTLEHI, from the coding sequence ATGACTAAGGTAATTCCAGCATCTGAACTGATCATCAATCCCGATGGAAGCATCTATCATCTAAATTTGAAGCCAGAATTTCTGGCTTCAAATGTTATTACTGTAGGTGATCCAGAACGGGTTCCCAAAATATCACAATATTTTGATCACGTGGACATAAAGGTCGCCAAGCGTGAATTTGTCACCCATACGGGCACCTACAAAGGAAAGCGACTTTCCGTGATGAGCACAGGAATGGGAACAGATAATATCGAAATTTTCATGACTGAACTGGATGCGCTGGTCAATATCGACCTTCAGACACGACAGGTAAAGCCCAAGCATACCGCACTCAATATCGTACGTGTCGGCACATCTGGAAGCATGCGTGAAGAAATCCCTGCAGGAGCTTTGGTTGCTTCGGAATATGCAGTAGGCTTGGACACCTTGATGCAATACTATGCGGCTGATTACTCCGACAAGGAGCAAGCGATTAGAGAAGCCGTTCAGCAATCACTTGGTGTAGACTTCCTCCCTTATTGTTTTGAAGGTTCCAAAAAGCTTCTTGGACAGATGAACACCAAAGACATGATCTTGGGTAACACTGCTACTTGTCCTGGCTTTTTCGGACCACAGGGCAGGGAAGTCCGGCTCAAACCGGCTATTCCTGACATTATCGAACGATTATCGGCAATGGAAGTGGACGGATTCCAATTGACCAATTTTGAAATGGAAACGGCTGGTTATTATGCCATGGGCAAAATGCTGGGGCATGAAGTCCTCAGCCTAAACGCCATTGTGGCCAACAGAATAACCCATACATTTGTGGGAAACCCAAGTGAGGTCGTAGACCATTTGATCCATCATACCCTGGAACATATTTAG
- a CDS encoding acetyltransferase, translating to MEKPVIILGAKGIAQPALEIFNSNEVTVYGFLDEDESLHGTEINVVPVLGNPEDDGYLKLIGKKSEAFVAVDDNQYRQFLVKLLNDRRKTQPINAIHKTAYISTDAAIGHGNFINARVTIGSGAEIGSHGIFHTGAIIDHGAKLEDFVQVGAGAVINSGVTIGKGAFIGSGVTVVSGVKIGENARIGAGSVVVGDVEEETTVFGNPAAPIK from the coding sequence ATGGAAAAACCAGTCATTATATTAGGCGCAAAGGGCATCGCGCAGCCAGCTCTGGAAATATTCAACAGCAACGAAGTTACGGTATACGGCTTTTTGGATGAAGATGAAAGTCTGCACGGTACCGAAATCAATGTGGTGCCTGTTTTGGGGAATCCTGAAGATGATGGCTACTTAAAGCTTATCGGGAAAAAATCCGAAGCCTTTGTAGCCGTGGACGACAACCAATACCGGCAGTTTTTGGTAAAGCTTCTAAACGACAGAAGAAAAACCCAGCCGATCAATGCAATTCATAAAACAGCTTATATTTCCACTGATGCAGCCATTGGCCATGGAAATTTCATCAATGCACGGGTAACCATAGGTTCTGGAGCAGAAATCGGCAGCCATGGCATATTTCACACCGGTGCGATCATCGACCATGGTGCTAAACTGGAAGACTTTGTGCAGGTAGGGGCTGGAGCCGTCATCAATTCTGGCGTAACGATCGGTAAAGGTGCCTTCATCGGTTCTGGCGTAACGGTCGTCTCAGGAGTAAAAATTGGAGAAAATGCCCGCATTGGAGCCGGATCGGTCGTAGTAGGAGACGTAGAAGAAGAAACCACCGTCTTTGGGAATCCAGCCGCGCCCATCAAGTAA
- a CDS encoding rhodanese-related sulfurtransferase → MENLDYSVLLYYCYAEIKDPEAYREEHHLFCVENNIRGRIIISSEGLNGTVSGLKEDCDKYMEYVKSDPRFAKTEFKVDHFDKHAFAKIHVRVKPEIVHSSLRHLDPNIRTGKHLEPAEFKALKDQEDVVILDVRSNYEHELGHFKNALRLDIDNFRDFPEKVKELEHLKNKKVLTYCTGGIKCEKASAYLLEQGFEDVYQLHGGIIKYGMEADGADFEGKCYVFDNRVAVDVNKVNPKVISKCHCCGTPSDRMVNCANPECNIHVPICEACGWKYEGACSDECKEHPEKRPYDGTGYYQKNTNGYNPYKGLHRKSEKEISKPTVND, encoded by the coding sequence ATGGAAAATTTAGATTACAGCGTTTTACTTTATTACTGCTATGCAGAGATCAAGGATCCTGAAGCATACAGAGAAGAACATCATTTGTTTTGTGTAGAAAACAATATCCGGGGACGAATCATCATTTCTTCCGAAGGCTTGAATGGAACTGTTTCAGGCTTGAAAGAGGATTGTGACAAGTACATGGAATACGTAAAATCGGACCCTCGCTTCGCCAAAACAGAATTCAAAGTAGATCATTTTGACAAACATGCATTTGCAAAAATCCATGTAAGGGTAAAGCCAGAGATCGTGCATTCCAGTTTGCGGCATCTCGATCCAAACATACGAACGGGAAAGCACCTTGAACCCGCTGAATTCAAGGCCCTAAAAGATCAAGAAGACGTAGTGATCCTAGATGTTCGATCGAATTATGAGCATGAGCTAGGCCACTTCAAAAATGCCCTCAGGCTGGACATTGACAATTTCAGGGACTTTCCTGAAAAGGTAAAAGAGCTGGAACACCTTAAAAACAAAAAGGTGCTCACTTATTGCACTGGTGGAATTAAATGTGAGAAAGCATCAGCTTATTTGCTAGAGCAAGGTTTTGAGGATGTCTATCAGCTCCATGGAGGGATCATTAAATATGGCATGGAAGCCGACGGAGCTGACTTTGAAGGCAAATGCTACGTATTTGACAATAGGGTAGCTGTCGATGTAAACAAAGTCAACCCAAAGGTGATTTCCAAATGCCACTGCTGTGGAACACCATCCGACCGAATGGTCAACTGTGCCAATCCTGAATGCAACATTCATGTGCCCATCTGTGAAGCATGTGGCTGGAAATACGAAGGTGCATGTTCTGATGAATGCAAGGAACATCCCGAAAAGCGGCCTTACGACGGTACAGGCTACTATCAAAAAAACACCAACGGTTATAATCCCTACAAAGGGCTACACAGGAAATCTGAAAAAGAAATTTCAAAACCTACCGTCAATGACTAA
- a CDS encoding DUF2851 family protein has product MHFREDFIHAIWRYQYFEKRELTTVSGLPLAIKKIGFQNFHEGPDFSEAHIILDGMDFFGSVEVHIKTSDWNAHGHENDKNYDAVILHVVWDHDTEVSRKDGTTIPTLALKGRVFLDVLRNYQRLISTRKRLLCSDFLSEVKPIIKFSMLERALVERLQKKAQLIHQEVHATAGDWEEVAYRWLFYCFGFKVNSTPMLKLAREMPYRLVKKHADQPLIQEALLMGQAGFCYQENPDDYTFFMKREYEFYRKKYHLPEAIYPSEWKFMRVRPGNYPSVRISQLVAILSNSPNLFSLLTHEVRKVSDLRQLFRAKPNGYWEYHYQLSKASGKPQNRLLSKRTLHLLGINFIVPLWYAYGKYTDEAEWRERCFDFLQDIPAEENRIISAFTKENWHPENAFDTQGMIGVHHLYCSPKKCLECKIGQNVLRPSK; this is encoded by the coding sequence ATGCATTTTAGAGAAGACTTTATCCATGCAATTTGGCGGTATCAGTATTTTGAAAAACGTGAGTTGACAACAGTATCCGGCCTTCCATTAGCGATAAAAAAAATCGGGTTTCAAAATTTCCATGAAGGGCCTGACTTTTCGGAAGCCCATATCATACTGGACGGAATGGACTTCTTTGGCAGTGTGGAAGTCCATATCAAAACATCAGACTGGAATGCCCATGGCCATGAAAATGACAAAAACTACGACGCTGTCATTCTCCATGTAGTGTGGGATCACGACACCGAAGTGAGCCGAAAAGATGGGACGACCATTCCTACATTGGCTTTGAAAGGCCGGGTGTTTTTGGATGTATTAAGAAACTATCAGCGCCTCATCAGCACACGGAAGCGGTTGCTTTGTAGTGACTTTTTATCGGAGGTAAAACCCATCATAAAGTTTTCGATGCTGGAAAGGGCTTTGGTCGAACGGCTGCAAAAAAAGGCCCAACTGATTCATCAAGAAGTACACGCTACGGCAGGAGACTGGGAGGAAGTAGCTTACAGATGGCTTTTTTACTGCTTTGGCTTTAAGGTAAACAGCACCCCGATGCTGAAGTTGGCCAGGGAAATGCCCTACCGATTGGTCAAAAAACATGCTGACCAGCCCTTGATCCAAGAAGCCCTCCTGATGGGACAAGCAGGCTTCTGCTATCAAGAAAACCCCGATGACTACACCTTCTTTATGAAAAGAGAATACGAGTTTTATCGAAAAAAATACCACTTGCCTGAAGCCATTTACCCGTCGGAATGGAAATTTATGCGGGTAAGACCTGGCAACTACCCCTCTGTAAGAATTAGTCAATTGGTGGCAATACTATCCAACAGTCCCAATTTATTTTCACTTTTGACACATGAAGTCCGTAAAGTATCCGACCTTAGGCAGCTGTTTCGCGCAAAGCCAAATGGATATTGGGAATATCACTACCAGCTGAGTAAAGCGAGCGGCAAGCCACAAAACAGACTTTTAAGCAAACGAACCCTACATCTTTTAGGTATCAATTTCATCGTGCCTTTATGGTACGCATACGGGAAATATACCGATGAAGCAGAATGGCGTGAACGCTGCTTTGACTTTTTACAGGATATTCCAGCAGAAGAAAACCGCATCATATCGGCCTTTACAAAAGAAAACTGGCATCCAGAAAATGCCTTTGATACACAGGGAATGATCGGGGTCCACCACTTGTATTGCAGTCCCAAAAAATGCTTGGAATGTAAAATTGGCCAGAACGTATTGAGGCCTTCAAAATGA
- the pyrF gene encoding orotidine-5'-phosphate decarboxylase has protein sequence MDKKTLFGNIQQKSSFLCVGLDTDLAKIPSHLLKEQDPIFAFNREIIDKTADFAVAYKPNIAFYEALGPKGWESLQKTLDYIPKDIFTIADAKRGDIGNTSKLYAKAFFEQMDFDSITVAPYMGQDSVSPFLEFEDKWVILLALTSNGGSSDFQVLETEGGKPLFQQVLEKSQRWGSDDNLMYVVGATNGAKIAEVRKYAPDHFFLVPGVGAQGGSLEEVAKYGMNSNCGLLVNSSRGIIYASDGADFGDAARAEASKLQQEMARLLEKYG, from the coding sequence ATGGATAAGAAAACGCTCTTTGGTAACATTCAACAAAAATCATCTTTTCTTTGTGTAGGGCTGGACACGGATTTGGCCAAAATCCCTTCCCACCTATTAAAAGAACAAGATCCCATTTTCGCGTTCAATAGAGAGATCATCGATAAAACGGCCGATTTTGCAGTGGCTTACAAGCCTAATATCGCTTTTTACGAAGCCCTCGGCCCAAAAGGCTGGGAAAGCCTCCAAAAAACCCTCGACTACATTCCCAAGGATATTTTCACCATTGCAGATGCCAAAAGGGGCGATATAGGAAATACCTCAAAGCTCTACGCCAAAGCATTTTTTGAGCAAATGGACTTTGATTCCATCACCGTAGCCCCCTACATGGGGCAAGACAGTGTAAGTCCGTTTTTGGAGTTTGAAGACAAGTGGGTCATCCTGTTAGCATTGACCTCCAATGGGGGCAGCTCGGATTTCCAAGTACTGGAAACAGAAGGTGGCAAACCGCTTTTCCAACAGGTATTAGAAAAAAGCCAACGGTGGGGATCAGACGACAACCTGATGTATGTCGTGGGAGCTACCAATGGGGCAAAGATTGCTGAAGTACGAAAATATGCTCCGGATCACTTCTTTTTGGTGCCCGGTGTAGGGGCCCAGGGAGGAAGCCTGGAAGAAGTGGCCAAATACGGCATGAACAGCAATTGCGGACTCTTGGTAAACTCCTCTCGAGGCATCATTTATGCTTCTGATGGAGCTGATTTTGGCGATGCAGCACGAGCTGAAGCAAGCAAGCTTCAGCAGGAGATGGCTCGCCTGCTGGAAAAATACGGCTGA
- a CDS encoding ABC-F family ATP-binding cassette domain-containing protein, with the protein MNYLSVEKLSKSFGDKPLFHQISFGIDQGQKIALVGINGAGKSTLMKIIMGMEIPDEGEVAINQGIKTAYVHQNPVFEANLTIYQTLFSDSSSEPLKAIEAYQKAMLAAESGKDNADELNGIMEKMDRLQAWDFEYQIKEVLGKLGLHDTDLPVGNLSGGQRKRVALAKAILEKPDLLLLDEPTNHLDLKTIEWLEDYLSKANLSLFMVTHDRYFLEKVTNEILELDAGKIYRYTGNYSYFLDKKAERREVEASEQEKAKSLYKKELEWIRRQPKARGTKAKYRVDAFEATKEKAFQRKEEREVALQVSAKRLGGKIIELEKLFKRYGDKRIVSDFSYTFKKGDKIGIVGPNGAGKTTFLNMLTGTLKPDSGDITIGQTTAFGYYRQEEHSFDESKRLIDLVKEVAEVVTLSNGSTITASQFLNQFGFPPKQQHTPISKLSGGEKRRLQLLMVLIKTPNFLILDEPTNDLDIVTLNTLEDFLEYFPGCMIIVSHDRYFMDRLVDHIFVFQGGGQIKDFPGNYSDLREWEKEEEAKAAADKSVTKTQPSVHEGASEKAKKSSKASFKQKQEFKAVQEKINQLELEKGSLIEKINEGTEDHELLLEWSTAIQGIDEQLEELEFRWLELSELDDIMD; encoded by the coding sequence ATGAATTACCTTTCTGTAGAAAAACTCTCGAAGAGTTTCGGAGACAAACCATTATTTCACCAGATTTCTTTTGGAATAGATCAAGGACAAAAAATAGCCTTGGTGGGTATAAATGGTGCTGGCAAGTCCACCTTGATGAAAATAATTATGGGGATGGAAATTCCCGATGAGGGGGAGGTGGCCATAAATCAAGGCATCAAGACCGCTTATGTTCATCAGAATCCGGTGTTTGAGGCTAACCTAACTATCTATCAGACCTTATTTTCTGATTCCTCCAGTGAGCCCCTAAAGGCCATCGAAGCCTATCAAAAGGCCATGTTAGCGGCAGAGTCGGGGAAGGACAATGCTGATGAGCTGAATGGTATAATGGAGAAAATGGATCGGCTTCAAGCATGGGACTTCGAATATCAAATTAAAGAAGTCTTGGGAAAGCTAGGCCTTCATGATACCGACCTTCCTGTAGGGAATCTCTCTGGTGGACAACGAAAGCGTGTTGCTCTTGCGAAAGCCATCCTAGAAAAACCAGATTTACTTTTATTGGATGAGCCTACAAACCATTTGGATCTAAAAACGATTGAATGGCTTGAAGATTACCTTTCTAAAGCTAATTTGTCCCTCTTTATGGTGACGCACGATCGTTATTTTCTGGAAAAAGTAACCAACGAAATCCTGGAATTGGATGCTGGTAAAATCTACAGATATACGGGGAATTATAGCTATTTCTTGGACAAGAAAGCTGAAAGAAGGGAAGTTGAAGCCAGTGAACAAGAAAAGGCCAAAAGCCTATACAAAAAAGAACTTGAATGGATTCGTCGTCAGCCTAAAGCAAGAGGTACGAAAGCGAAATACCGGGTAGATGCTTTTGAGGCTACCAAGGAAAAGGCTTTTCAGCGGAAAGAAGAACGAGAGGTGGCGCTTCAGGTATCGGCAAAAAGGCTAGGCGGGAAGATCATAGAACTCGAAAAGCTGTTTAAGCGCTATGGCGATAAAAGAATAGTGAGCGATTTTTCTTATACCTTTAAAAAAGGTGATAAGATAGGAATTGTGGGGCCTAATGGAGCGGGTAAAACTACTTTCCTGAACATGCTTACAGGAACTTTGAAGCCAGATAGTGGGGACATTACCATTGGGCAAACTACTGCCTTTGGGTATTATAGGCAGGAAGAGCATTCCTTTGATGAAAGCAAACGGTTGATAGATTTGGTCAAGGAAGTGGCGGAAGTGGTCACTTTGTCCAATGGTAGCACAATTACCGCTTCCCAATTTCTGAATCAATTTGGTTTCCCCCCAAAACAGCAGCATACTCCAATTTCCAAACTCTCTGGAGGTGAAAAGAGAAGATTACAGCTTTTAATGGTCTTAATTAAGACCCCGAATTTTTTAATTCTGGATGAGCCCACCAATGATTTGGATATCGTTACCTTAAACACCTTGGAAGATTTTTTAGAATACTTTCCAGGTTGCATGATTATTGTTTCACATGACCGGTATTTTATGGATCGCTTAGTGGATCATATCTTCGTGTTTCAAGGTGGCGGTCAGATTAAGGATTTCCCTGGTAATTATTCTGACCTACGGGAGTGGGAGAAGGAGGAGGAAGCTAAAGCCGCGGCCGATAAATCCGTGACCAAAACCCAACCATCTGTCCATGAAGGGGCCTCTGAGAAAGCTAAAAAAAGTAGTAAAGCCTCCTTTAAACAAAAGCAGGAATTCAAGGCTGTACAGGAAAAGATCAATCAGCTGGAGCTCGAGAAGGGCAGCCTTATTGAAAAGATAAATGAAGGTACAGAGGACCATGAATTGCTATTGGAATGGTCTACCGCTATACAGGGAATTGATGAGCAACTGGAAGAACTAGAATTCAGATGGCTCGAGCTGAGCGAGCTGGATGATATTATGGATTAG
- a CDS encoding flavin-containing monooxygenase has translation MKEIDYVIIGAGQCGLSAGMYLQKAKEDFIILDQHLEVGDSWRNRFESLKLFSPAAYCQLPDLKMALPSSVRPTKNQLADYFSRYASHFDLPVHTKNRVTEISKLGEAFLVKTTFEEIKAKKVIVANGLCQKPFIPEWADNLSIPYIHSGQYRTPISVKGKKVLIVGGGNSAAQIIADLTNYFEIHWSTIKKPKLRSLSVFGKNILWWGEKFNKLKKPAKEKRIGKAEPIYLFDDLKKKIKKAKRQPEVIGAGSNQVTFSNQKTEQYEFVLFATGFTSDYSFINIEGFENDMEMLRKQQGVSSVSGLYFLGIPFQRSRSSHLIYGGQRDAAFIVEIARNAD, from the coding sequence ATGAAAGAAATAGATTATGTAATCATTGGAGCTGGCCAATGTGGCTTGTCGGCTGGAATGTATTTGCAAAAGGCCAAGGAGGATTTTATCATTTTGGACCAGCACTTGGAGGTGGGAGATTCTTGGCGGAATCGATTTGAATCGCTTAAGCTTTTCTCCCCAGCAGCTTACTGTCAGTTACCTGATTTAAAAATGGCTTTACCCTCCAGTGTACGGCCTACAAAAAATCAGCTGGCAGATTATTTTTCGCGCTATGCCAGTCACTTTGATTTGCCCGTCCATACAAAAAACAGGGTTACAGAAATTTCTAAATTGGGGGAAGCATTCCTTGTCAAAACTACCTTTGAAGAAATCAAGGCCAAGAAAGTAATTGTAGCAAATGGGCTATGCCAAAAGCCGTTTATCCCTGAATGGGCTGATAATTTAAGCATTCCATACATCCACAGTGGGCAATACCGTACGCCCATTTCCGTAAAAGGAAAGAAAGTGCTGATTGTAGGAGGCGGGAATTCTGCTGCACAGATTATAGCAGATCTTACCAACTATTTTGAGATCCACTGGTCCACTATAAAGAAGCCGAAATTACGTTCCTTGTCGGTTTTCGGGAAGAACATTCTTTGGTGGGGAGAAAAGTTCAATAAGCTTAAGAAGCCTGCCAAAGAAAAGCGTATCGGAAAAGCAGAGCCTATTTACCTGTTTGACGACTTGAAAAAGAAAATCAAGAAGGCCAAGAGACAACCTGAAGTGATAGGAGCGGGAAGTAACCAAGTTACATTTTCGAATCAAAAAACCGAGCAATATGAGTTTGTTCTTTTTGCTACGGGATTTACTTCGGATTATAGTTTTATAAATATTGAGGGGTTTGAAAATGACATGGAAATGCTACGGAAACAGCAGGGTGTTTCAAGCGTTTCCGGGTTGTACTTTTTAGGGATTCCTTTTCAGCGTAGCCGCAGCTCACACCTCATCTATGGTGGTCAGCGAGATGCTGCGTTTATAGTGGAAATTGCTCGAAACGCTGATTAA